From Pedobacter cryoconitis, one genomic window encodes:
- a CDS encoding response regulator produces MENVSFGKKQILIVDDEPSILKLLNFILSKQYTVHAKESGYKAHLWLEEGNFPDIIILDLHMPHFDGTSFLKSIKISGYYREIPVIILSAAEDLDKIVANLPFKVEAHFPKPFNPESLKNEIARVLATLTTAI; encoded by the coding sequence ATGGAAAATGTCTCATTTGGTAAAAAGCAAATCTTAATAGTTGATGATGAGCCAAGTATCTTAAAATTACTCAACTTTATCCTGTCAAAACAGTACACTGTTCATGCGAAGGAGAGTGGTTATAAGGCTCACTTGTGGTTAGAGGAAGGAAACTTTCCTGACATTATTATTCTGGATTTACACATGCCTCATTTTGATGGTACTTCTTTTCTGAAAAGTATTAAGATCAGTGGTTATTACCGGGAAATCCCTGTTATTATTTTATCAGCAGCAGAAGATCTGGATAAAATTGTTGCAAATTTGCCTTTCAAAGTAGAAGCACATTTTCCGAAGCCATTTAACCCGGAGAGTTTGAAAAACGAAATTGCCAGAGTATTAGCCACATTAACAACTGCTATTTAA
- a CDS encoding LCP family protein gives MKYIFLSLVLFSTISFTVSAQDTTAVTTGLPTAVTSTAAETTVPRPVVKLIKTPAALGISPKTQKRIAAIANPPINLALFAVDRRDKSQEGNSDVIMIITIDQVTKKIKMSSILRDTYVNIEGKGMDKINAAFALGGPQLAIKTINQNFDMDIQDYINVDFFGTAKMIDALGGVEINVKPEEIPYLNNYLKEISIIENIPPVNVTNPGIQVLNGRQTVAYTRIRAVGRGDYERTERQRTVLIALFNKMKGAGPALYPVFMNQILPNMETSLSGMNLFKIGGDILNSKSKTIEQARFPLDSSSKGIRVNNIWYLSADLKVTTAAIHNFIYKGISPAR, from the coding sequence ATGAAATATATCTTTTTAAGCCTGGTTCTGTTCAGTACAATTTCTTTTACAGTTTCAGCACAAGACACTACCGCAGTTACTACCGGCTTACCTACCGCGGTTACCAGCACTGCTGCCGAAACAACAGTTCCGCGTCCTGTAGTTAAACTGATCAAAACCCCGGCTGCACTTGGCATCTCACCAAAAACACAAAAAAGGATTGCGGCTATTGCTAACCCGCCCATCAACCTTGCTCTTTTCGCGGTAGACAGACGGGATAAAAGCCAGGAAGGGAACTCTGATGTGATCATGATTATTACCATTGATCAGGTAACCAAGAAGATCAAAATGTCGTCTATATTACGCGATACCTATGTGAATATAGAAGGCAAAGGAATGGATAAGATCAATGCTGCATTTGCTTTAGGAGGCCCTCAGCTGGCTATTAAGACTATTAATCAGAACTTTGATATGGACATTCAGGATTATATCAATGTTGATTTTTTCGGAACTGCCAAAATGATCGATGCACTTGGTGGCGTAGAAATCAATGTTAAACCTGAGGAAATCCCTTACCTGAATAATTACCTGAAAGAGATCTCTATTATTGAAAATATTCCTCCTGTTAATGTAACCAATCCTGGTATCCAGGTATTAAACGGCAGACAAACCGTTGCCTATACCCGGATCAGAGCAGTTGGGCGTGGCGATTATGAACGGACTGAAAGACAAAGAACCGTCCTGATTGCGCTGTTTAACAAGATGAAAGGTGCAGGCCCGGCATTATACCCGGTATTTATGAACCAGATTTTACCGAATATGGAAACGAGTTTATCAGGTATGAACCTCTTTAAAATTGGCGGCGATATTCTGAATTCAAAAAGCAAAACTATCGAACAGGCAAGGTTTCCGCTGGATTCTTCCAGCAAAGGTATCAGGGTAAATAATATCTGGTACTTATCAGCTGACCTGAAAGTTACGACAGCAGCCATTCATAATTTTATTTACAAAGGCATTAGCCCTGCGCGTTAA
- a CDS encoding helix-turn-helix transcriptional regulator: protein MDIIKKINEIAVTYFEDNNSKFAAALGTNEANIRNYRSKIVPKVEFIVKLCNDLDISFEWMFNDSGEMKKVKKDADVSLTYPVVAGVYPPAAGISNNLQHHQGIPLYEMNPAGNLFDFFNQPPNIIDYIQIPKLPKSDGALYILGESMYPLLKSGDIVIYKKVNNLKEGIYYGEMYLLSIHIDGDDTTLLRYVHHSEKGEDYIRLISHNTTYAPKDISMEYVKAMALIKAGIRINTMM from the coding sequence ATGGATATAATTAAAAAGATCAACGAGATAGCTGTGACTTATTTTGAGGATAACAATTCAAAATTCGCCGCTGCCCTGGGAACAAACGAAGCCAACATCAGGAATTACAGGAGTAAAATTGTTCCTAAAGTGGAATTCATCGTGAAGTTATGCAACGATCTTGACATTAGTTTCGAATGGATGTTTAATGATTCAGGAGAAATGAAAAAGGTTAAAAAGGATGCTGATGTTTCTTTAACGTATCCGGTGGTGGCAGGAGTATATCCACCCGCAGCAGGAATCAGCAATAACCTTCAGCATCACCAGGGAATTCCCCTTTATGAAATGAACCCTGCCGGAAACCTGTTTGATTTTTTTAATCAGCCGCCAAATATCATTGATTATATCCAGATCCCTAAACTCCCAAAAAGTGACGGCGCCCTCTATATTCTTGGAGAAAGCATGTATCCCCTTTTAAAAAGTGGCGACATTGTCATTTATAAAAAGGTAAATAACCTGAAAGAAGGGATCTATTATGGAGAGATGTATTTGTTATCAATTCATATAGATGGAGATGATACTACTCTACTCAGATATGTTCATCATTCGGAAAAAGGAGAAGATTATATCCGGTTAATCAGCCATAACACCACATATGCCCCAAAAGACATCAGCATGGAATACGTTAAAGCGATGGCACTGATCAAAGCGGGTATCCGGATCAATACGATGATGTAA
- a CDS encoding TolC family protein: MKKVSALTVLLLSFLCLHVSAQDSIIGDINYGMLEKYIQAAKENYPKRKILKAQEDAIKTGIAVAEISYLDMFSASYFYRPGDKQAISNPGETSNPYIVNGIQYGISLNLGAFLQKPFLVKRAKADYKVAQLQTADYDYALVNEVKKRYYTYIQMLSELKIKTQTAQDNNGVAENQRRRFEKGEIPLDAYNGSRVQLSDSNSAKIQTEVNFLNAKDALEEIIGRKLTDIK; the protein is encoded by the coding sequence ATGAAAAAAGTATCTGCTCTCACAGTTCTTTTACTATCGTTTCTATGCCTGCACGTATCTGCACAGGACTCGATTATCGGAGACATCAATTACGGTATGCTGGAAAAATATATCCAGGCTGCAAAAGAAAATTATCCAAAACGTAAGATACTTAAAGCACAGGAAGACGCAATTAAAACTGGTATAGCTGTAGCGGAAATATCTTACCTTGATATGTTCAGTGCTTCTTATTTTTACCGTCCGGGTGATAAACAGGCAATCAGCAATCCAGGAGAGACTTCAAATCCGTATATTGTAAATGGTATTCAATATGGTATCAGTTTAAATCTGGGTGCTTTTTTACAGAAACCATTTTTAGTTAAACGTGCAAAAGCTGATTATAAAGTTGCTCAGTTACAAACCGCAGATTACGATTATGCCTTAGTAAACGAAGTAAAAAAGAGATATTATACCTATATTCAAATGTTAAGTGAGCTGAAAATTAAAACTCAGACTGCACAGGATAACAATGGGGTAGCTGAAAATCAACGCCGCAGATTTGAAAAAGGTGAAATTCCATTGGACGCTTATAATGGAAGCAGAGTTCAGTTGTCAGATTCTAATTCTGCTAAAATACAGACTGAGGTGAATTTTCTGAATGCTAAAGATGCATTAGAAGAGATAATTGGCAGAAAACTTACCGACATTAAATAA
- a CDS encoding Dabb family protein, whose translation MIAHHVLFWLKTDTTAAQKDAFRKGLESLEKIETVTKIHIGVPAPIDRAVVDTTYTFSEIVFFEDLAGHDVYQAHPIHIAFLDEFRVFFEKVVIYDAI comes from the coding sequence ATGATAGCTCACCACGTTTTATTCTGGTTAAAAACCGATACCACAGCAGCACAAAAAGATGCATTCAGAAAAGGTCTTGAATCTTTAGAAAAGATAGAAACCGTAACTAAAATTCATATAGGGGTTCCTGCTCCTATTGACCGCGCAGTTGTGGATACAACTTATACCTTTTCGGAGATTGTATTCTTTGAAGACCTTGCTGGTCATGATGTTTACCAGGCCCACCCTATACACATAGCCTTTTTAGACGAGTTCAGAGTCTTCTTCGAAAAGGTTGTCATTTACGACGCCATTTAA
- a CDS encoding NAD(P)H-dependent oxidoreductase has product MENQKIFVINGGQVFGHSGGRFNNTIFNATLNFFKSQPGFEIRSTDINDEYDPAQEVENYVWADVVIYHTPIWWFQVPNGLKKYIDVVFTEGHQKGIYRSDGRSSANPNINYGTGGSLHGKKYMVTSSWNAPATAFTLPGEFFGQRSVDDGVLFGFHRMNAFTGMKPLPGIHFHDVEKNADIVNDMKLYQEHLTNTFINQKQEYEFLSNSNN; this is encoded by the coding sequence ATGGAAAATCAAAAAATATTTGTGATTAACGGAGGACAAGTTTTCGGACACTCCGGAGGTCGTTTTAACAACACAATTTTCAATGCAACACTAAACTTCTTTAAAAGTCAGCCTGGATTTGAAATCAGGTCAACCGATATTAACGACGAATATGATCCTGCACAGGAAGTAGAAAACTATGTGTGGGCAGATGTAGTCATTTACCATACTCCTATCTGGTGGTTCCAGGTACCTAATGGCTTAAAAAAATATATTGACGTAGTCTTTACTGAAGGTCATCAGAAAGGGATTTACAGAAGCGACGGCCGTTCTTCAGCTAATCCAAATATTAATTACGGGACTGGTGGTTCTTTACATGGCAAAAAATATATGGTGACTTCTTCGTGGAATGCACCGGCTACTGCTTTCACATTGCCTGGTGAATTTTTTGGCCAGCGCAGCGTAGATGATGGTGTACTATTTGGCTTTCACCGCATGAATGCTTTTACAGGTATGAAACCATTGCCTGGCATCCATTTTCACGATGTAGAGAAGAATGCTGATATTGTCAATGATATGAAATTATATCAGGAACATTTAACTAATACCTTCATTAATCAAAAACAAGAATATGAGTTTTTATCTAACAGCAATAATTAA
- a CDS encoding VOC family protein: MAMFKDVNAFSGFSVKEIAEAIKFYRDTLGLEISQTMGQLVLHIAGGGTVFVYAKPNHVPATFTVLNFPVINLQDSMNELRKRGIEFIIYKEEGFETDDLGVFHGGGPKIAWFKDPSGNILSVLEKADADKN, encoded by the coding sequence ATGGCAATGTTTAAAGATGTGAATGCATTCAGTGGTTTCTCCGTAAAGGAGATAGCGGAGGCGATCAAATTCTACAGAGATACACTGGGATTGGAAATTTCCCAGACCATGGGGCAGTTAGTATTGCATATTGCAGGCGGAGGAACTGTATTCGTTTATGCTAAACCTAATCATGTTCCGGCAACTTTTACCGTTCTTAATTTTCCGGTGATCAACCTACAGGACTCTATGAATGAGTTGCGCAAAAGAGGAATAGAATTTATCATTTACAAAGAAGAAGGCTTTGAAACTGATGATCTGGGGGTATTTCATGGCGGTGGGCCAAAAATAGCCTGGTTTAAAGATCCGTCCGGCAATATCTTATCCGTTTTGGAGAAAGCTGATGCGGATAAAAACTGA
- a CDS encoding DinB family protein: protein METILLDTDRTLTTLLQVVSSFDEEELNKIPFSDSWTAGQVVQHLILANTGFIEVMQGPVKDADREPDQLVAQIRADFLNFDTKMKSPDFILPLPISYSKQRQLGTLENIKSSLINLIQTMELDKICLTFELPGYGFLTRIEAIYFVNYHSQRHTHQLNNIYQYLSEV, encoded by the coding sequence ATGGAAACAATTCTTTTGGATACAGACCGGACATTGACTACGCTATTACAGGTTGTTTCTTCGTTCGATGAAGAAGAGCTCAATAAAATCCCTTTCTCTGATAGCTGGACTGCGGGACAAGTAGTGCAGCATCTTATTCTCGCTAATACAGGATTTATTGAAGTGATGCAGGGACCGGTAAAAGATGCCGACCGGGAACCAGATCAGCTGGTTGCGCAGATCAGAGCTGATTTCCTGAATTTCGATACTAAAATGAAATCTCCTGATTTTATACTGCCACTGCCCATCAGTTATAGTAAACAAAGGCAGCTGGGGACGCTGGAAAATATCAAAAGCAGTTTAATCAATTTGATACAGACTATGGAACTTGATAAAATATGCTTGACATTTGAGTTGCCCGGATATGGCTTTTTAACCCGTATCGAAGCTATATATTTTGTGAATTACCATAGCCAGCGGCATACACATCAACTCAACAATATCTATCAGTATTTATCAGAGGTATAG
- a CDS encoding sugar transferase: MDYNYKGIRLVYCGTELSAESAAILGQEYNIFNLDDSSKLEAYLSSLSLFSTPDVIMIEVKEQQEETVFAIIAKIKNNPLTSGLIIVLLAQQHDMKLRARAIKAKIHDLYFLPYQMEDLKDRLNFLIKFKLIKPNIEQLSVIKKQKEYIIPTTKRIFDVVAAGGVLLVLSPFLLIVALFIKLDSKGPVIYKSKRVGTGYKIFDFYKFRSMKAGADKELKNLSALNQYADDGSGTNAFVKIKNDPRVTKLGNFLRKSSIDEIPQLLNVLKGDMSLVGNRPLPLYEAEMLTSNEWSMRFLGPSGLTGLWQISKRGKADMSDTERKKLDNFYARNYSVWFDMSIMLKTFPALFQREKV; this comes from the coding sequence ATGGATTATAATTACAAAGGAATAAGGTTGGTTTACTGCGGTACTGAACTTTCAGCTGAATCAGCTGCGATTCTGGGGCAGGAGTATAATATTTTCAACCTGGATGACTCCTCCAAACTAGAGGCCTATTTAAGTTCTTTATCATTGTTCTCGACACCTGATGTGATTATGATCGAGGTCAAAGAACAGCAGGAAGAAACAGTCTTTGCCATTATTGCGAAGATTAAAAATAATCCGTTAACCAGCGGACTGATTATTGTATTGCTGGCACAGCAACATGATATGAAGTTAAGGGCAAGGGCAATCAAGGCGAAAATACACGATTTGTATTTCCTTCCTTATCAAATGGAAGATCTAAAAGACAGGCTGAATTTTTTAATCAAATTTAAACTGATCAAGCCGAATATTGAACAGCTTTCCGTGATTAAAAAACAGAAAGAATATATTATACCGACAACCAAGCGGATCTTTGATGTGGTTGCTGCCGGCGGAGTATTGCTGGTTTTATCGCCATTTCTGCTGATTGTCGCTTTATTTATCAAACTGGATTCAAAAGGGCCTGTCATCTATAAAAGTAAAAGAGTGGGTACAGGTTATAAGATCTTCGACTTTTATAAGTTCAGATCTATGAAAGCCGGTGCAGATAAAGAACTGAAAAATTTATCGGCGCTGAATCAGTATGCTGATGATGGAAGCGGTACCAATGCATTTGTGAAAATCAAGAATGATCCACGTGTAACTAAACTGGGGAATTTCTTAAGAAAATCCAGCATAGACGAAATTCCGCAGTTACTGAATGTACTGAAAGGGGATATGTCTTTAGTAGGAAACAGACCTTTGCCTTTATATGAGGCAGAAATGTTAACCTCCAATGAATGGTCAATGCGGTTTTTAGGCCCCTCAGGTCTCACTGGCTTATGGCAGATCAGCAAAAGAGGAAAAGCGGATATGTCTGATACAGAACGTAAAAAACTGGATAACTTTTATGCAAGGAATTACTCGGTATGGTTTGATATGAGTATCATGTTAAAAACCTTCCCTGCTTTATTCCAGAGAGAAAAAGTATAA
- a CDS encoding FecR family protein yields the protein MKLKDEGEEQQQRKTMFLLGYQFWVKIAAVFLFFGVGAWLYSSQFSTQELLFLTKDTVQADTLTDGSVIVLNKQSLLRYPEKFRGARRQVWLTKGEAFFTVAPDPEKPFIIHTGSTTIKVAGASLNVKNRKGSIAVIVGKGTVQVSKSGKTVTLNAGEKVLIRQSSTQLLKENNTDQLYSYYRSGGFIAEGVPLWRMVEVLNEVYNSNISIDNKGAKNRLLTGTLKNVSLEAVLAAICRNTNLSVKRKNNQIILY from the coding sequence ATGAAATTGAAAGATGAAGGGGAAGAGCAGCAGCAAAGGAAAACAATGTTCCTTTTAGGCTACCAGTTCTGGGTGAAGATAGCAGCTGTATTTCTATTCTTTGGTGTGGGCGCATGGCTGTATTCCAGCCAGTTTTCTACACAAGAACTCCTCTTTCTGACCAAAGACACCGTTCAGGCAGATACTTTAACCGACGGATCAGTCATTGTACTGAATAAACAAAGTTTATTACGTTATCCCGAAAAATTCAGAGGAGCCCGGCGTCAGGTTTGGTTAACTAAAGGAGAAGCTTTCTTTACGGTTGCACCAGATCCGGAAAAGCCATTTATCATTCATACGGGCAGTACCACAATCAAAGTAGCCGGAGCATCCTTAAATGTGAAAAACAGAAAAGGTAGTATAGCGGTCATTGTCGGCAAGGGAACTGTTCAGGTGAGTAAAAGTGGTAAAACAGTCACCCTGAATGCCGGAGAAAAGGTATTGATCAGGCAAAGTAGTACGCAATTGTTGAAGGAAAACAATACCGATCAGCTTTATTCTTATTACCGGAGTGGTGGATTTATCGCTGAGGGTGTGCCGTTATGGAGAATGGTTGAAGTTTTAAATGAAGTTTATAACAGTAATATCAGCATTGACAACAAAGGGGCGAAAAACAGATTATTAACCGGAACTCTTAAAAATGTATCTCTGGAAGCCGTTCTGGCTGCAATTTGCCGGAATACCAATCTCTCTGTCAAAAGAAAAAACAATCAGATTATCCTTTACTAA
- a CDS encoding aldo/keto reductase has product MEYRKLGNTELNLSAITHGAFAIGGTMWGGNEKQDSIDAIHASLDHGVTSIDTAPFYGFGLSEELIGEAIKGRDRSKIQLLNKFGLVWDGSNNGKGEFFFDAGADGKSIPVYKYASKSNIIKEVEEGLKRLGTDYIDLLQLHWPDATTPIDETMEALDQLIAQGKIRAAGVSNYSLDQLKEAQKTISLASNQISYSMLNRAIEKEIVPYTVENNIGIIVYSPLERGLLTGKYFKDAKLKSNDHRNGYFGQFNPEKVKALLQTIEPIAASKNATVAQVVLRWTTLQPGVSIVLAGSRNAAQAIDNAKTMDITLNPDELNSLNKAVELVG; this is encoded by the coding sequence ATGGAATACAGAAAATTAGGAAATACAGAATTAAACTTATCAGCAATCACCCATGGTGCTTTCGCTATTGGCGGGACCATGTGGGGCGGAAATGAAAAACAAGATTCAATTGATGCGATTCATGCTTCACTGGATCATGGAGTAACCAGTATCGATACTGCACCGTTTTACGGATTCGGGTTAAGTGAGGAGCTGATTGGTGAAGCAATTAAAGGAAGAGATCGTTCGAAAATCCAGTTACTGAATAAATTCGGATTGGTTTGGGATGGCAGTAACAATGGCAAAGGAGAATTCTTTTTCGATGCAGGGGCAGATGGTAAAAGTATACCAGTTTATAAATATGCCTCAAAAAGTAATATCATTAAAGAGGTAGAAGAAGGATTGAAACGTTTAGGAACTGATTATATCGACCTTTTACAATTGCACTGGCCTGATGCAACTACCCCTATTGATGAAACCATGGAAGCGCTTGATCAATTGATAGCGCAAGGTAAAATCAGAGCAGCTGGTGTGAGTAATTATAGCCTTGATCAGCTAAAAGAAGCACAAAAAACAATCAGTCTGGCTTCAAACCAGATATCTTACAGTATGCTGAACAGAGCAATTGAAAAAGAAATTGTTCCTTATACAGTAGAAAACAATATTGGTATCATTGTATACAGTCCGCTGGAAAGAGGGTTATTAACTGGTAAATATTTCAAAGATGCCAAACTTAAATCCAATGATCACCGTAACGGTTATTTTGGTCAGTTTAATCCTGAAAAAGTAAAAGCACTTTTACAGACGATTGAGCCAATTGCAGCAAGCAAAAATGCAACAGTTGCACAAGTCGTGTTAAGATGGACTACCCTGCAACCGGGTGTTAGCATTGTACTTGCAGGTTCAAGAAATGCTGCACAAGCAATTGACAATGCAAAAACAATGGATATCACCTTGAATCCTGATGAATTAAATAGCCTTAATAAAGCGGTTGAATTAGTCGGATAA
- a CDS encoding putative quinol monooxygenase, with amino-acid sequence MSFYLTAIIKSTPGNAEQLKAILKTLVSGSKSEAACLQYDLHQAQEDPNLFIFHEEWTSKEDWDLHNVTPHIKKFAADAATILDGAPIIHITKRAG; translated from the coding sequence ATGAGTTTTTATCTAACAGCAATAATTAAAAGTACACCAGGAAACGCTGAACAATTAAAAGCGATTTTAAAAACTTTGGTTTCAGGATCAAAAAGTGAAGCTGCTTGTCTGCAATATGATCTGCACCAGGCTCAGGAAGATCCAAACCTGTTTATCTTCCATGAAGAATGGACAAGCAAGGAAGATTGGGATTTACACAATGTAACCCCTCATATTAAAAAATTCGCAGCAGATGCTGCAACAATACTAGATGGTGCACCCATCATACATATCACCAAAAGAGCAGGCTAA
- a CDS encoding GlxA family transcriptional regulator, whose translation MIKLGLLLTNQYRLLSVAAILDVFETVNKLYLQDGHPAPFQIDLFCSDDSLLSNPGTYFYGYQPLSIQSSAKQDLILIPSFINENIQHAIAENYPAITWLNQQYAAGAELASFCTGAFLLGATGLLNGKIATTHVDACTEFATAFPEVSLQADKTVTQDGRLYTSGGATSSFHLMLHLLQIHCGNTIAIKIAKLFAIDMDRHTQSYFNTFQISRKHNDNLVAMAQQKIEMAYHNTGTIEEMIKDIPASRRNIVRRFKQVTGITLIEYLQQTRIEAAKKLLEQTVEQMTEVIYKSGYNDPKAFRKVFRKTVGMTPSEYRDKFYLGTRA comes from the coding sequence ATGATAAAACTTGGTCTTCTCCTAACTAATCAGTACAGATTATTAAGCGTAGCAGCTATACTGGATGTCTTTGAAACAGTCAACAAACTGTATCTTCAGGACGGACATCCGGCTCCTTTTCAAATTGATTTGTTTTGTAGTGATGACAGTCTGTTAAGCAATCCCGGTACCTATTTTTATGGCTACCAGCCGCTGTCTATTCAAAGTTCAGCTAAACAAGACCTGATTTTAATCCCTTCGTTTATCAATGAAAATATTCAGCATGCTATTGCTGAAAACTATCCGGCCATTACCTGGTTGAACCAGCAATATGCAGCAGGCGCGGAACTGGCCAGTTTTTGTACTGGTGCTTTTCTCTTAGGTGCAACAGGGCTGCTCAACGGAAAGATTGCAACCACCCATGTGGATGCTTGTACAGAATTTGCCACTGCATTTCCCGAAGTCAGTCTTCAGGCAGATAAGACAGTTACCCAGGACGGCAGGTTGTACACCAGCGGTGGGGCGACATCCAGTTTTCATTTGATGCTGCATCTTTTACAGATACATTGCGGAAACACAATCGCAATAAAAATTGCGAAACTTTTTGCCATAGATATGGACAGACATACGCAATCCTATTTTAATACTTTCCAGATTTCCAGAAAACACAATGATAATCTGGTTGCTATGGCGCAGCAAAAAATAGAAATGGCTTATCATAATACCGGAACTATTGAAGAAATGATTAAAGATATACCTGCCAGCAGGAGGAATATAGTCCGGCGCTTTAAACAGGTTACCGGAATTACATTAATTGAATACTTGCAGCAGACCCGTATTGAAGCCGCAAAAAAACTTTTAGAACAAACCGTTGAACAGATGACGGAAGTAATTTATAAATCAGGATATAATGATCCTAAAGCTTTTAGAAAAGTGTTCAGGAAAACAGTTGGGATGACACCGAGTGAATACCGTGATAAATTCTATTTAGGAACAAGAGCCTGA
- a CDS encoding glycerophosphodiester phosphodiesterase, with product MNWNNNKVIAHRGAFKKNNLPENSIASLKEAIRLKCYGSEFDVHLTKDNLIVVNHDEDFQGIPIASSTYAELRQKTLHNGEYLPTLETYLGEGIKQDHTKLILEIKVAANLLDTLTLTDAVFAMVQKMNAGAWIEYISFSYEALLRILQHDPAAKTAFLAEINDELPVETLKRDHIRQADYDFNIYQTGDWFNRAHSLGMTINAWTVNDKKDMLTLLENKIDFITTNEPELLLSLTSQC from the coding sequence ATGAACTGGAACAACAATAAAGTAATTGCCCATCGGGGCGCTTTTAAAAAGAATAACCTGCCTGAAAATTCAATCGCTTCCTTAAAAGAGGCGATCAGATTAAAATGTTACGGGTCTGAATTTGATGTGCATTTGACTAAAGACAATTTAATTGTTGTAAATCACGATGAAGATTTTCAGGGGATCCCGATTGCATCTTCCACTTATGCTGAACTGAGGCAAAAAACGCTACACAATGGGGAATACCTTCCAACTCTGGAAACCTACCTGGGAGAAGGAATAAAGCAGGACCACACGAAATTGATTCTTGAAATTAAAGTGGCCGCGAACCTTTTGGATACATTAACCCTGACTGATGCGGTGTTTGCAATGGTGCAAAAAATGAATGCCGGAGCGTGGATAGAATACATTAGTTTTAGCTATGAGGCACTGTTGCGGATATTACAGCATGATCCTGCTGCAAAGACTGCATTTCTGGCTGAAATTAATGATGAACTTCCTGTTGAAACCTTAAAAAGAGATCATATCCGGCAGGCGGATTATGACTTCAATATTTACCAGACCGGAGACTGGTTTAACAGAGCTCACAGTCTGGGGATGACGATTAATGCGTGGACCGTTAATGATAAAAAAGATATGTTAACCTTATTGGAAAACAAGATCGATTTTATCACTACTAACGAGCCGGAGTTGTTGCTTAGTTTAACCAGTCAATGTTGA